In Bacteriovorax stolpii, a single genomic region encodes these proteins:
- a CDS encoding TIR domain-containing protein — translation MARRVFLSFKAEDRKRVDGLRLLAANPNFEIEFYDESVRDPYDSTNANYIKSKLTEKITRASVTVCLISEDTHTSEWVNWELEKSLEKGNKIIAMALKDVSRAVLPRKIKELNLTFHSWDHEHLAKLINS, via the coding sequence ATGGCGAGAAGAGTTTTTCTAAGTTTCAAAGCAGAAGACAGAAAAAGAGTTGACGGCTTAAGACTATTAGCTGCGAATCCAAATTTTGAAATTGAGTTCTATGATGAATCAGTTAGAGATCCGTATGACAGCACAAACGCAAACTATATTAAATCAAAATTAACTGAAAAAATAACTAGAGCTTCAGTAACAGTGTGCCTAATAAGCGAAGATACTCACACTAGCGAATGGGTAAATTGGGAACTAGAGAAAAGTCTAGAAAAAGGAAATAAAATAATTGCAATGGCGTTAAAAGATGTTTCAAGAGCAGTATTACCAAGAAAAATTAAGGAACTAAATTTAACATTTCACAGTTGGGATCATGAACATTTAGCAAAATTAATAAACTCTTAA
- a CDS encoding DUF4231 domain-containing protein, translating to MKFKENDYPSIYLSADKASIQAQNFYLWLIKIDLALMIVAALLTVFNYQDLEVKRNINGISALLFSIAFILSIMLRLNRFEKTWYGGRAVAESVKSLTWKYITKAKPFDTTTDEKSTSKLIELLKEITSKKNDLAFNFEINDNDMITHKMKEIRSLPTKERLEFYNEERLLAQRKWYVTKAKYNKTQGNYFFISTLITQFIGLGFSIYLVTSPNSINPIGVLSSITVALFSWMQIRKFQELSQAYSLTANELGLALAESTSITSDKDLSNFVNESESAISREHTMWSARRN from the coding sequence ATGAAATTCAAGGAAAATGATTACCCATCTATTTATTTATCAGCTGATAAAGCCTCAATCCAAGCTCAAAACTTTTATTTGTGGCTAATCAAAATTGATCTAGCTTTAATGATTGTGGCCGCACTGCTGACAGTTTTTAATTACCAAGATCTTGAAGTAAAAAGAAATATAAATGGAATTTCGGCTCTTTTGTTTAGCATAGCGTTTATACTTTCTATCATGCTTAGATTAAATCGATTTGAAAAAACATGGTATGGAGGACGAGCGGTAGCAGAGTCGGTAAAATCCTTAACTTGGAAATATATTACCAAAGCTAAACCTTTCGACACAACTACTGATGAAAAGTCGACTTCAAAATTAATAGAATTACTTAAAGAAATTACTTCAAAAAAAAATGATCTGGCATTTAATTTCGAAATTAATGACAACGATATGATCACTCACAAAATGAAAGAAATTCGATCATTGCCGACTAAAGAGCGATTAGAATTTTATAATGAAGAGAGATTATTAGCACAAAGAAAGTGGTACGTTACAAAGGCAAAATATAACAAAACCCAAGGGAATTATTTTTTTATTTCAACATTAATAACTCAATTTATCGGACTAGGATTTTCCATTTACCTAGTGACATCACCTAATTCTATAAACCCTATCGGGGTTTTATCCTCTATAACTGTCGCTTTATTTTCTTGGATGCAAATTAGGAAATTTCAAGAGTTGTCACAAGCATATTCTTTAACAGCAAACGAGCTTGGTTTAGCTTTGGCAGAATCAACTTCAATAACTAGCGACAAAGATCTGTCTAACTTCGTGAACGAGTCCGAAAGTGCGATCTCTAGAGAGCATACCATGTGGTCTGCAAGAAGAAATTAA
- a CDS encoding toll/interleukin-1 receptor domain-containing protein, translated as MAQIFISHAHKDKKLVDALADLLRLTLEIKANDIFCTSLEGMGVPSGENFISFIKEKIQDPKIVIIILSSNYYESHFCLCELGASWALSHKKLVLTIPPLAKNDLGGVLSGVQVDKIDDLDGFIDEIKEALGIKDFKTPVWNSKKDQFLKKLPSILKSLPQPERVSLEKYEKLQGENKEYKLTYKKQESEIEELKNQIKKLKKCKNAEDVKKVEKEHLPAWDNFKEICGRARESLDKLPRAVGYFIAEKYLSDGKVKLNGFNDPDLLNESVDAEKSGFLESDEGWFWLIEKDRKVKNVISVIDELADFISENDGTDFAEIFYEENDYECSLGNKQFWKKFLLPKNYFLRS; from the coding sequence ATGGCACAAATTTTTATAAGTCATGCCCACAAGGACAAAAAATTAGTGGATGCACTGGCCGATCTTCTAAGATTAACGCTGGAGATAAAGGCTAATGATATATTTTGTACATCGCTTGAAGGTATGGGGGTTCCCTCGGGGGAAAATTTCATAAGTTTTATAAAAGAAAAGATTCAAGATCCAAAGATTGTAATAATAATACTTTCTTCAAATTACTACGAGAGCCATTTTTGTCTTTGTGAATTAGGAGCTTCGTGGGCATTGTCACATAAGAAACTAGTATTAACCATCCCACCACTTGCTAAAAATGATTTAGGAGGAGTGCTTTCTGGTGTTCAAGTTGACAAGATAGATGATTTAGATGGTTTCATAGATGAGATTAAAGAAGCATTAGGTATTAAGGATTTTAAAACACCTGTTTGGAATTCCAAAAAGGATCAGTTTTTAAAAAAGTTGCCTTCTATTTTAAAGTCACTTCCACAACCGGAACGAGTTTCCTTAGAAAAATATGAAAAATTACAAGGTGAAAATAAAGAATATAAGCTTACTTACAAAAAGCAGGAATCTGAAATTGAAGAATTAAAAAATCAAATTAAAAAGCTAAAAAAATGTAAAAATGCAGAGGATGTAAAAAAGGTTGAAAAGGAGCATCTTCCAGCATGGGATAATTTTAAAGAAATATGCGGTAGAGCAAGAGAAAGTTTAGATAAGCTTCCAAGAGCTGTTGGGTATTTTATTGCAGAAAAATATCTCAGTGATGGCAAAGTTAAGCTAAATGGATTTAACGATCCTGATTTACTTAACGAGTCAGTAGATGCAGAGAAGAGTGGATTTCTAGAGAGTGACGAAGGATGGTTTTGGTTGATTGAGAAAGATAGAAAAGTTAAAAATGTAATATCAGTTATTGATGAGTTGGCAGATTTTATCAGTGAGAATGATGGTACAGATTTTGCTGAAATATTTTACGAGGAAAATGATTACGAATGTTCTCTCGGTAATAAGCAGTTTTGGAAGAAGTTTTTGCTACCGAAAAATTACTTTTTACGTTCTTAA
- a CDS encoding AlbA family DNA-binding domain-containing protein — MLKLNQVETVNFEELLRYQECEFIDFKQQYPSVNSDLIHDLLCLSNALTLSDRVLIFGVADDGTLHGVGADQYRRTQPDLITILRSCRLNKLPNFFLKTVVHDGKEFDVWVIKNSPDKPYFLTEDYTSNGRPLRAGVVYSRVIDTNIPVNSTSTDNMIERMYFERLGLDLSPMERVKKYLTETSKWKYGYNEEGNLYFYHELFPEFTVHESARENREKYCEVWSIDFPDQNASASDFFVKFNSTILTKVILIWLDGGRYKRIQPKIYRFNYQGVGHFSYYYISGSVEALVNQMILDVYGENENRDTSNLFPVFENVSDAEKMLERDFLSKKNSHIFYFYNDSQADYFRVENGKAYKVFWKR, encoded by the coding sequence ATGTTAAAACTTAACCAAGTCGAGACAGTAAACTTTGAAGAGTTATTGCGCTATCAAGAATGTGAGTTTATAGACTTTAAGCAGCAATATCCAAGCGTAAATTCAGACTTAATTCACGATTTGCTATGCCTGTCTAATGCCCTTACATTATCAGATAGAGTTTTGATTTTTGGAGTTGCAGATGACGGCACTCTTCATGGAGTGGGAGCTGACCAGTATCGACGAACTCAGCCAGACTTGATAACGATTTTACGATCATGTCGTTTGAATAAATTACCAAATTTTTTTCTAAAAACAGTAGTTCACGATGGAAAAGAGTTTGATGTTTGGGTTATTAAAAATAGTCCTGATAAGCCATATTTTTTAACAGAAGATTATACTTCTAATGGACGCCCTCTAAGGGCCGGAGTTGTATATTCGAGAGTTATTGATACAAATATCCCAGTAAATAGTACCTCAACAGATAATATGATCGAGCGTATGTATTTTGAAAGATTGGGGCTAGATTTGTCTCCAATGGAGAGAGTTAAAAAATATCTCACAGAAACCTCTAAGTGGAAATATGGTTACAATGAAGAAGGGAATTTATATTTCTATCATGAACTTTTTCCTGAGTTTACAGTGCATGAAAGCGCTCGTGAAAACAGAGAAAAATATTGCGAAGTTTGGAGTATAGATTTTCCAGATCAAAACGCTTCTGCTTCAGATTTTTTTGTTAAATTTAATTCAACTATTTTAACGAAAGTTATTCTGATTTGGTTGGATGGTGGTAGATATAAGAGAATTCAGCCTAAAATATATAGATTTAATTATCAAGGTGTTGGTCATTTTTCTTATTACTACATTTCAGGTTCGGTTGAGGCTTTAGTCAATCAAATGATCTTAGATGTTTACGGAGAAAACGAAAATCGTGATACCTCAAATTTGTTTCCTGTTTTTGAAAATGTTTCTGATGCCGAAAAAATGTTAGAGCGTGATTTTTTATCAAAAAAAAATTCTCACATATTTTATTTTTATAATGACTCTCAAGCCGATTATTTTCGGGTTGAAAATGGAAAAGCCTACAAGGTTTTTTGGAAAAGATAA
- a CDS encoding DEAD/DEAH box helicase family protein, giving the protein MERLELYAYSTETYLEDGLIKVGHCVVGRHEERIREQFGTSNPEQPKWIFLGELPEGCRDSDVHNILLKHGCKKPKNSPGKEWFIVPNTKKPFEAVEIAYNELKYGSPRPKKYTLRKEQKGAIDKASKWFKKEYAPEVIGAATHSNRFLINAKMRFGKCFTSIHLAKAVNSRNTLIVTYKPDVITEWIETVNEQVDFDGWTGIRAKYKKENPHDPYLTDDGDFPKANGPIVLCVSLQDLWIDEDRNTKVRLHKIPEIEWDLVIFDEVHYGSRTERAQGILDKLKFQHRLDLSGTPFRLIEQDDFSSQQVYTYSYLDEMENKKEERESDPEEIREKIYRLMPDLNISAIEITDDDIKEQRDTFETDDIDFSLNRLFETNEEGNFIYKDAVDHFIDGLTRSDHQARSISVYGKLAGQLGCPAKRHTVWWLSRVDSISALIEKLENHPYFSNFILINASGNDGKKEENDKIYASEKSKVQNAIQEANETNKLGTITFTCGRFLTGVTIREWDSILILNDTQSSESYYQAIFRVQSAWVTEDQKVLKPKAWVFDFAITRCLQVTYDCASNIADQISQQESFEGNVDVNKDNLEIVTEGLCDTLEIKRFYEGSLISTATTAKDIFEVLNHEGSRIALARRITSNVLVNFGKLKLLEEHPYILEILEKVKGYRNGDFSASVDDFIQIGRDASDLENVKSDPNLTQDEKEKIIEDFEKKDEDKERQTRKKWYATQIKRLAICMADFIYMTYQREYNIDDVIQTKSPQFFEVMTGISKDDFVLLCDKGFMNRFALNRIVREFRDQENTSVNPEEYILENLKKVA; this is encoded by the coding sequence ATGGAACGCTTAGAACTTTACGCATATTCAACAGAGACTTACTTGGAAGATGGTCTTATTAAAGTAGGCCACTGTGTTGTCGGACGTCATGAAGAGCGAATCAGAGAGCAGTTTGGTACAAGTAATCCTGAACAGCCCAAGTGGATCTTCCTTGGTGAGCTTCCTGAAGGTTGTAGAGATTCTGATGTTCATAATATTCTCCTAAAACATGGCTGTAAAAAACCAAAAAACAGTCCGGGTAAAGAGTGGTTTATAGTTCCAAATACTAAGAAGCCGTTTGAAGCTGTAGAGATAGCTTATAATGAGCTGAAGTATGGTTCTCCACGACCTAAGAAATATACACTTAGGAAAGAGCAGAAAGGTGCCATTGATAAGGCTAGCAAGTGGTTCAAAAAAGAATACGCTCCTGAAGTTATTGGTGCAGCTACACATTCGAATCGTTTTTTAATAAATGCAAAAATGCGTTTTGGTAAATGCTTCACAAGTATTCATCTTGCAAAAGCTGTTAATTCTCGGAATACACTAATTGTTACTTATAAACCTGATGTCATTACAGAATGGATCGAGACTGTAAATGAGCAAGTTGATTTTGATGGATGGACAGGAATAAGGGCAAAGTATAAAAAGGAAAATCCACACGATCCCTATTTAACAGATGATGGAGATTTTCCCAAAGCAAATGGCCCAATAGTTCTGTGTGTATCTCTTCAAGACCTCTGGATTGACGAGGACAGGAATACAAAAGTACGACTTCACAAAATTCCAGAAATTGAATGGGACTTAGTCATATTTGATGAAGTTCACTATGGAAGCAGAACAGAGCGTGCTCAAGGGATTTTAGATAAACTTAAATTCCAACATCGCCTTGACCTCTCTGGAACACCTTTCCGACTTATCGAACAGGACGACTTTTCTTCTCAGCAAGTGTATACCTATAGTTATCTTGATGAAATGGAAAACAAAAAAGAAGAACGAGAATCTGATCCAGAAGAGATTAGAGAAAAAATTTATCGTTTGATGCCTGATCTTAATATTTCTGCTATTGAAATTACAGATGATGACATTAAGGAACAAAGAGATACATTCGAGACAGATGACATTGATTTTTCGCTGAATCGTCTATTTGAAACGAACGAAGAAGGAAATTTCATCTATAAAGATGCGGTAGATCACTTCATTGATGGACTGACTCGTTCCGATCATCAAGCACGTTCAATTAGTGTCTATGGTAAATTAGCAGGTCAATTGGGTTGTCCAGCAAAACGTCACACAGTTTGGTGGTTAAGCAGAGTCGATTCAATTTCGGCACTTATTGAAAAACTAGAAAATCATCCATATTTTTCAAACTTCATTCTTATCAATGCTTCGGGGAATGATGGCAAGAAGGAAGAAAATGATAAGATATATGCTTCTGAAAAGTCCAAGGTTCAAAATGCTATTCAGGAAGCGAATGAGACCAATAAATTAGGAACGATCACCTTCACCTGTGGACGTTTTCTAACTGGTGTTACAATAAGAGAATGGGATAGTATCCTCATTCTTAATGATACTCAATCTTCTGAATCATATTACCAAGCTATTTTCAGAGTACAGTCTGCTTGGGTTACAGAAGATCAGAAGGTTTTGAAACCTAAAGCTTGGGTATTTGATTTTGCCATAACTCGTTGTCTTCAAGTGACTTATGATTGTGCAAGTAATATCGCAGACCAAATTTCACAGCAGGAAAGTTTTGAAGGGAATGTAGACGTAAATAAAGACAACCTTGAAATCGTTACTGAAGGCCTTTGTGATACTCTAGAGATCAAGCGCTTCTATGAGGGAAGTCTAATTAGTACTGCTACAACAGCAAAAGATATTTTTGAAGTCCTTAACCACGAGGGGTCAAGAATCGCCCTAGCACGAAGAATTACTTCAAATGTGCTTGTGAATTTTGGAAAATTAAAACTTCTTGAAGAGCATCCTTATATCCTAGAAATTTTAGAAAAAGTTAAAGGATACAGAAATGGGGATTTTTCAGCTTCCGTTGATGATTTTATACAGATTGGTCGTGATGCAAGCGATTTAGAAAATGTTAAATCTGATCCAAACCTAACTCAGGATGAGAAAGAAAAAATCATTGAAGATTTTGAAAAAAAAGATGAAGACAAAGAAAGGCAGACTCGTAAAAAGTGGTATGCAACTCAAATTAAGCGACTTGCAATTTGTATGGCAGATTTTATCTATATGACCTATCAGCGTGAATATAATATTGATGATGTAATTCAAACAAAGTCACCACAATTTTTTGAAGTCATGACAGGAATAAGTAAAGATGATTTTGTTCTCCTTTGTGATAAAGGTTTTATGAACCGCTTTGCTCTGAATCGAATAGTCAGAGAATTTAGAGATCAAGAAAATACCTCTGTTAATCCTGAGGAATATATCTTGGAAAATCTAAAGAAGGTTGCATAG
- a CDS encoding Eco57I restriction-modification methylase domain-containing protein, which translates to MSALALKPTAHVVDVLGNVIGRDQPILKMDKALEMVSLLGEDVFIDENVVFFDPFCKAGELLLACAFLSCKAKAKAKLLDLEVVKKEIYESNRYFGMAPDERHHRLSLRTFLGNSESHNEKYNHIIRDGHYVSEEDGCLDQDKFEREFENMIDYIKSKSGNKKIVAIGNPPYQESDGGHGASASLIYPYFVEHLINCGEIKELMLVIPSRWFAGGKNLDGFRDRMINSNKLKTLRYFEKSEEVFPTVQIKGGVCFFGWDSTYEGKVKFDDGKTINELKLSDYDIIPDDPGSLKIIQKLVSSWSGKWVSDFAWSGKPFGLRTFYFNRNESVDPKSKDAIPVYTNLRKIKYAPLSAIVKNADKISKWKVAVPNAYGRGMARCTLRPEHYFIIGKGEATTETYNVVGCFETKKEAESFLTYLKTDFARYLLGVRKLTQHIPKDRWAWVPYLDFSKEWNDKMIADFFKLTKAEQDHIKKKVQEWS; encoded by the coding sequence ATGAGTGCATTGGCATTAAAACCCACTGCTCATGTTGTTGATGTTCTTGGCAATGTTATTGGCCGAGATCAGCCAATCTTGAAAATGGATAAAGCTTTGGAAATGGTTTCTCTACTAGGAGAAGATGTTTTTATAGATGAAAACGTGGTCTTTTTCGATCCTTTTTGTAAAGCAGGTGAGTTGCTGTTAGCTTGTGCTTTTTTGAGCTGTAAAGCAAAAGCAAAAGCTAAGTTGTTGGACTTAGAAGTGGTGAAAAAAGAAATTTATGAATCCAACCGTTATTTTGGTATGGCTCCAGATGAGCGCCATCACCGATTAAGTCTGAGAACATTTCTAGGTAACTCTGAAAGTCACAATGAAAAATACAATCACATAATTCGAGATGGTCATTATGTATCTGAGGAAGATGGTTGTTTAGATCAAGATAAATTTGAAAGGGAGTTCGAGAATATGATTGATTACATTAAGTCTAAATCAGGAAATAAAAAAATTGTTGCCATAGGAAATCCACCATATCAAGAATCAGATGGCGGTCATGGTGCTAGTGCTAGTTTAATTTATCCTTATTTTGTAGAGCATTTAATTAATTGTGGTGAGATAAAAGAGTTAATGCTTGTAATCCCTTCAAGATGGTTTGCTGGTGGTAAGAATCTCGATGGGTTTAGAGATAGAATGATTAATTCAAATAAGTTAAAAACGCTTAGATATTTTGAAAAATCTGAAGAAGTATTTCCAACAGTCCAAATTAAAGGTGGCGTTTGTTTTTTCGGTTGGGATTCAACTTATGAAGGGAAAGTGAAATTCGATGATGGAAAAACAATTAATGAATTAAAGCTATCAGATTATGACATTATTCCTGATGATCCTGGTTCATTAAAAATTATTCAAAAATTGGTCTCCTCGTGGAGTGGAAAATGGGTTTCTGACTTTGCTTGGTCAGGTAAACCATTTGGATTGAGAACTTTTTATTTCAATAGAAATGAATCTGTTGATCCTAAAAGCAAAGATGCAATACCGGTGTACACTAATCTAAGAAAAATTAAATACGCACCTCTTTCGGCAATTGTAAAAAATGCAGACAAAATTTCAAAATGGAAGGTAGCTGTTCCGAATGCGTATGGACGAGGAATGGCACGGTGTACTTTAAGACCTGAACACTATTTTATTATTGGAAAAGGAGAAGCAACAACTGAGACATATAATGTTGTTGGATGCTTTGAAACAAAAAAAGAGGCAGAATCATTTTTAACCTATCTCAAGACTGATTTTGCTCGCTATCTCTTAGGTGTAAGGAAATTAACACAACATATACCCAAAGATCGTTGGGCTTGGGTTCCATACTTAGATTTCTCCAAAGAGTGGAATGATAAAATGATTGCAGATTTTTTCAAGCTAACGAAAGCTGAACAAGATCATATTAAGAAAAAAGTTCAGGAGTGGTCTTAA